The Psychrobacillus sp. FSL K6-2836 nucleotide sequence AATGAAAACCAAATAACAATTGAAAATAAAATTTATACTATAAAAAATGATGCTCCAATTGAAGAGAATATATTGACTACCGGAACAATCATAGACTTCTTTTTCCTTATTATCCCGGATAGCTTTACAGCTGACTTACACCTAGCTTCAACAGGTTTTAACGTGATCTATGATGAAAGCCATGCTGAAAAATCAGAAGAGAAATTTTCAAACCTATTTGAAACTATTTCAGGAAACACTTATATAGAAGACAAATTTATTTTAGTTTTTGGAAATACAATAGACCAAGTACATACAAGAGTGCATGGTTCAACTGCAACGATTGTATTCTTTGGAGTATATTTAGGTATCATTTTTCTTATATCTAGCGCAGCTGTTTTAGCATTACAACAGCTATCGGATGCAAGTGAAAGTTTAGAACGATATAAATCACTAAAGAAGATCGGAGTCACAGAAAAGCAGATAAACAAAGCAATATTAATACAAACTTTTATTTATTTTATGGTGCCATTAGGTTTGGCTATCATTCATTCTATAGTTGGGATAGTTGTAGTCAATGAAATTTTCAGAACCTACAGTCAGAGTATCATTGGCAGTTCTTTATTTATGATAGCCTTTGCCCTTGTAATAATCTATGGCGGATACTTTTATGCAACATATGTTAGCTTTAAGAATATCGTTAGAAATAGCAATTAATATAGAGGCTTCTCATTAGTTGTGAAAACTATTGGGAAGCTTCTTTTTCATTTTCTTTTGTAATAATTATAAACAATTAGCCTGTATCTACGATTACTTGGTAATCTAAGATACAGGTTTTGTATTTCAGTTATAATTGTCCCTATATATTTAATCTTATAGATACTTTTTTATATGAGTCAATTTCATAATTACTTGTTTCTTTTAAAAATACGAATGTTTACTTAATATCGCAATATTATTCGTTTTTTAAAAGCGATTCCGTTGATTGGAGTGGCAGGCGGCGACTCCAGCGGGAACAGCGCGAGCTGAAAGCCCGCAGGAAAGACATTGGTCGAACTTTGTTTGACAAATGTCTTTGCGACGAGTAACCGCAGGAGCATATGTTTTCGTAGTGACGAGGAGATTAAAGCCGTGCCCGCGGAAAGCGTCCGCCTAGAGCGGAAATCAACGTTGAAATTGATTCATATGAAATATTTATAAAAATCAATTAAAGATTAAACGCAGATAAAAGAAGAGAATCTTTGTTAAATAAATACTTTTAAAATTGAACCTATTATGCTTTGATAATCGTCTAATAGCAGAATTTGAAGTAGGTTGAAAGGGAGGGTAGTAGAATGGACAGCGAAGAAAAAGATTTCATATTAGAAAAAGTGATGATTGAATATGGTAATGAGTTGGTACGATTGGCATTTTCTTATGTGAAAGATACAGAGATTGCAAAGGATATGGTTCAAAATACGTTTATCAAATGCTACAAAAACGTAGACTCATTTCGATATGATGCACAAATAAAAACATGGCTCTATCGTATAACCATTAACGAATGTAAAGATTATTTAAAAAGTTGGAATTACAAAATGGTACAAGTAAAAAGTTTTATTAATGAGACAGCGAGGTCAATATTACCTTCAGTAGAGAAAACAGTTATTGATAAATATAATAATGAAAATATGAAAGATACTATCTCTACTCTTCCAAAAGAGTATCGAGAAGTCGTTTATCTATTCTACTATGATTCATTAAAAACAGAGGAAATTGCTAAAGTTTTAGATATTCCAGTTAACACAGTGAAGACTCGATTAAGAAGAGCAAAACAAAGATTACTCTCGATGGTAAAGGAGGCTGAATTTAATGAAAGATAAACGATTAATTGATGCATTAAAAAATATGTCTGAACAAGACCTAAGATTTACGAAAGAAGATCGTGGTAAAGTGTTTGAACAAATTCATAAAATGGAAAAAGAGATTAAACCCCAAAAGAAATCGTTTGCTTTTATTTCAAAACAATTCTCCATTCTTACAGCTTCTTTATTAGTGGTCGGTTTGTGTATATTTTTGTTTATTCCATCGATTCTTCCTGGAAACCTTACTAACGAAAATAACGGAAGTAATACTAGTGGAGTTGTATCGCAAGAAGACGAGTATTTTACCGCTTTATTTATGGTGAAAGATGAAAATGATAGAATACCTATTAATCTTTTATTTACTTATAGTAAAGATAAAAAGATGATGAAAGTTGTTTCGATCCCTCGTGATGCTTATACTCCGATATTGGATGATAAATTGACACATGCTTATGTTTACGGCTCGGGAGGAGCTGAGAATGTAAGAACTGCAGTTTCAAAACTATTTGATTTACCAATTGATTATTATGCTGTTATGGATTTAGAAACCTTTTCAACGGTGATTGATTCAGTGAATGGGATAGAATACGACTTGAAAGAAGATATTCGAGTAAGAGCTATATCTCAAGTTGCATTTGAATTCAAAAAGGGGAAGCATCGTTTGAATGGCGAAGAGGTTGTGGCATTAATGATGGATGCTACAGTGGGAGAAAGTTTGGGTGAAGAAGACCAATACAATCTCATTAATGCAGTGATAAATCAAACAATAAATGGTTTACCAAAAACACAATTAAAACATTTTACCTCTAAAATAGAAGGCAATCTTTCAATTGAAAAATTGTTCGAGAATGAAATGGAACTCAATTCAATTCAATTGGTCTCATTAATCGATGGAATAATAAGCTCATCGAAAATAATCTCAGCGACAGAGGGCATTTACTTTATTAAATTCGAAAAAGATTTTTTAAATTCAATTACAGAAAAATTAACCAAATAAAAGATAAATTTTGGAAAAACATTTATATCTATATAAAGGCGGATTAAACAATCAAGTTAAAAGTGAGGAGACTTTATTGAATGAATTAAGAATGGAAAGAAGAGAAACAAATAAAAAGAAATGGACAAAAAGAATAATATTCTTTATTTTGTTTTTATTATTTATTACAAGTGTCTACGGTGTATTTGTTTTTTATAAAACCAAAAGCGCTTTAGATAACGCACAAGTTGACTTAAATCGTGAGGGTGATAAGTCAGAACTTAGAGAGGAAGCAGTAAATATTGGGAGTAACCCAATTTCAATTTTACTAATGGGTGTAGAAAGGTACTCGACTGGTGATAAAGACGGACGAGCGGATACACAAATTGTTATGACGTTGAATCCAAATACAAACGAAATGGCTATGGTGACTATTCCAAGGGATACAAGAGTCAATATTGAAAATGCAGGAGAATATTCTGGTATTCATAAAATAAATTCAGCATATACCTATGGATCAATCACCGGATATGGAGCTGAAAAACTTCAAGTAGAAACGATTGAAAAACTGCTTAATATACCTATAGATAAATTTGTTGCAATAGATTTTGATGGTTTTCGAGATATTATTGATGCCATTGGCGGTGTTAACATTGATATAAAAGAAGGATTTTGGGAAAAAAACATTTACAACAATGACGAGAAAATTTATTTCACCCCTGGTCAAGATAAATTAAATGGAGAAGAGGCTCTTGCTTTCGTTCGTATGAGGTTGAGAGATGTCAATTTAACCTATTCACGAGATGAAAGACAAAGGCAACTTATAGAGGCGCTAATTAAGCAATTTATTTCAGCAGGAACAATATTTAAAGTCGATAAAATTACCAGTATACTTGGAGAAAATATAGATACTGATTTAAGTGCTGAAGAAATCTATATTCTACAACAACAGTATTCTAAAATAAATAAATCTACTATAAAAACAATTCTAATTGGTGGCCAAGATCAGTATGTAAATGGAAGTTCTTATTTTATTCCTGAAGAGTCAGGCATAGAGGAAGTAAGTCAACAATTACGTGAATCACTGGAATTAAAATAGATTAGTCATTTTATAACAAATGTAAATATAATTGATGGATTTAATAAATTTAGTCACCAGTTTTCATTTCATTAAATCCAGAGTTAGTACAAACTACATAAAATTTACATTTTCATAAATAAAAGTAGAAGGATTATTGGAGAGCGGGTGAGTCTTCAAAACTACAATAGAAGAGAGGTGTTTAAAATGAGAAATAATGGGGATTCCTTAAAGGTATTATTAACATTAGTAATAGTTATATTGGCTGCATGTGGAAACTCGTCTGAAGAGTCTAGTGCTACGTTAGACAATAAGTCACAAAATAATAACTTAACTCAAAATACAAATAACGATTCAACAGAAAATACTGCTAAGACCGACAACAATGATACAGACACTATTAATAAAGACAATAATGATTCAAAAGAAAATGTGGATACATCAAACAATGTAATTGTAAAAGAAGAAAAACCGCCTACAAATAATACTGAGGGAAGTTTACAGGAAGAGTATCTCAAGAAAATAAATTATACTAAAAAAGAAGCGGAAGAATTGGTGGCAACAGATTCTTCGACATACGCTTTGAAAAAAGTGGAAAACGATAGATGGGATATTTGGGATGAATTGTTGAATGAAATTTATGGAGTTCTAAAGGAGCAACTGTCGGACAAAGAGATGAACCAATTAAGAGAAGAACAACGAAATTGGATAAAATATAGAGATGATTGTGCGCTGGAAGCATCACTAAAATATAAAGGCGGTACACAGGAACACTTAGAATATGTGGCTGTGCTAACAAATCTTACAGAAGAAAGATGCTATGAGTTAGTTTCAAATTATATGAAGTAATATTTTAACAATGATGAGTAATTGGTTATCCATATTCAGGTTTATAAAGTTAATTTAATCAAACTTTATTCCAAAGCTACAAATGTAACTGAATAATAACGATATTTAGTTAATGAAACAGACACACAAAATAATGTGTCTGTTTTTTCTATTTATTGTACAAAAGGGAAAGAATGACAATATTTTTGAAAACTACTGGTACGCTATCACTTGATTGAATATAAACGTTAATTAAATAGTTGTTATATTGTTTTGATAATTTTTACTTTCTAGTTTTATTTGTAATGTAAGATTGGACAATTTTATTCAAATTATACGGGGTGGGAAAACACTTGAAATATCAGTGAGAACAATTATAAAAGCATAATTATTTTTTTAGAATAGAGTTGTTTAAGATATATATATTATTTCATATATTGCAAAATTCTAAAAAGACGTAATGGAAGCGTCATTTTTTTTAATCAGAGTAACACTAATTGGTAACAAAGCTTTGTTATATTAAAGTAGGCAGATGATGGTGCTGCCGGAAAATTTGAGTAATGTTTTTACTCGGACTGGGAGATGAAACGATAAGTAACGGAGTTTATGAAAAATCCATCCTATCAGTAGAAAAAAATACGAATTAGGAGAGATCAAGTAATGAATAAAAAACAAATGGATTCTAAGAGAGTAAATAAAAAATTATCGAAGAAAGTAGCGCCACTAGTAATGTCAACATCAATGATAGCTGCAACCTTTTTAGCGGCTGGTGCACCTATTTCTGCGGCAGAGCTTGATACAAAGAGCGTTAACCCGGAAGTTATTGAACAATTGAATAATCATGGTCAGGAAGTATCTGCATTAGCAAAAAGTCTACCAGGATCTCCGGAAAAAGGTAAACTAGTTAGCGAACAAGCTCGAGCTAATTCTGACACAACTAATGATGATCCAGATAATATAGATGAAATAAATAATAATGTGCCACAAGAAGGTGAAATAAGTGACGATACAGCAGTTGAAGAAGACGCAGCAACTGAAGAACCAGAAACCCCAACAACTGAAGATAGCCAAGTAGAAGATGGAACAGAAACAGTTGAAGAAGACGTAGTTGCTGAAGAACCAGAGACTCCAACTGCTGAAGATGGCCAAGTAGAAGATGGAACAGAAACAGTTGAAGAAGAAGGAACAGCTGAAGAACCAGAAGTACCAACAGCTGAAGATGGTCAAGTAGAAGATGGAACAGAAACAGTTGAAGAAGACGTAGTTGTTGAAGAACCAGAAACCCCAACAACTGATGATGGTCAAGTAGAAGATGGAACAGAAACAGTTGAAGAAGACGTAGTTGTTGAAGAACCAGAAACCCCAACAACTGAAGATAGCCAAGTAGAAGATGGAACAGAAACAGTTGAAGAAGAAGAAGAAGTTATTGAAGAACCAGAAACCCCAACAACTGATGATGGTCAAGTAGAAGATGGAACAGAAACAGTTGAAGAAGAAGGAACAGCTGAAGAACCAGAAGTACCAACAACTGAAGATGGTCAAGTAGATGGTTCACAAAATCAAGAAGATGACTCTAGTACATGGGTAGATGAAACTTATCAATTTATCGGTGATGGCTATCAAAGTGTTATAGGATACTATCAAACACTTATTGAACAAAAGTTAGCTCAAACAAGTGAAGAACCAGAAAACGTTGAAGCTATTGATGTAGTATCCGATGTATCTGCTGATTCTGGTGAAAAAGATACAACAACTTTAGAAGCAGACTCGTCTCAAGACATCTCTGTTGATAACGAAAATACAGATTTAACAAATGATATTAACGTTAATCTAGAAAGCCCAGTGGTCGTAGAAAATGAAGAGCAACCTTCTGATGTAGAAACACCAGAGGAAATCGTAGAATTAGTAGGAAATACAGTATCAGATCTTGAGGAACCAGTACAAAAAGTAGAAGATACAGTATCGGATCTTGAGGTACCAGTACAAACAGTAAATGAAGAAGAAAGTTTGGCAACTGAAACAGAACAAGTAAGTCAAAATGAGGTAGAAAAAGAATCAGAACAAATCTCTTTAAAGGATAAAGTAGTTGGATACTATCAAGACCTAGTAGCTTCATTCGCTAACTTTATGAACTTCTTAAAATAAGAGTGACCGGAAACGAGTAATATGAAAATAAGAGGCTGGGCCAGAACCCCAAAACAGCATTTTTCTCTGTGAGAAAAATGCTGTTTTTTTGCTGGGCACAAAATTGATTTCCATTCCAGGGACGCTTTCCACGGGCGCGGCCTGCGCCTGTAGTCTCAGGCGTCACGCTATTCCCGTAGGAGTCGCCCCTCCATTCCAATCAATTTCATTAAATATCCATTATTTAGTAAAGGTTTCTCCTTATCCAATAAAATTTCTACTTCTGTCCTAGCCTCCTTTTTGTGGTAGGGATGATTAGTATTGTTGAGATACGCTCGATATATCTTTTTATCATATTGTTGTTTTATGCCGAATGTCCATTTAACTTATATTATTGTTTCATCAGTCTGGTTATTTTATTCGCTCACTATTATCGATACATGAGAAATTCAAGTCACACTTAACCTTGTGTTTAGTGTGATTGATGTCGTGGTTATTGTATTATGGATAATAGAACAACTGCCTTAACAAATACTTAAATATAAAAATTAAGGAGAATTATATGGCCTGGAGCAAATTGAAGCAAAATCTAGAGAGTTTTCTCTGTCCTGCATTATATGGAAGGGTTGAATACCGTTCAACCAGCTACCGTTATTTACCTGATAAAGCAGGAACTTGTTATATTGCGGTTGATAAAAAGAATGTATTCAATATGAGTGATAAAACTACCTTAATCAGATGGTATCAGACAGAGCTCGAAATTAAGAATGATTCAGGTATCCAAATTCCTATCAACGATGAGGAAATTGAAGTGGTAAGAAAAGAAACCAAGGGGAAAGTTCCGGAAGATCGGCTACTAGTAATTGCAAGGGGTAAAAAAATATCAGAATATGCAAAGGAGCTTTTTTCAGCGCAGTCATCATTAACTAAATCAAATTTTACCGTTGTAGCTAATAAGTTCTTATCCTCTTCTGTAGAGGAAAGCTTAAAGAGCAATGATATCCTATTAAATATTCTAGCTTTGGTGGACAGACGGGTTGGCAAAAAACGAATTCTAAAAATGGCTGAGGAAATGAAGTTAAAGCATCCAATTGTGCAGTATTTTTATGAACTACGACTTAGGACGTTTTGATAATAAATAACTCATCATCTTAACATCACTTATTGCGAAAAATTTATCGAGAAGTAGATTTTTGTTTTATCCATGGGTTGATTAACAGAAGAATGGAACCCTTACATCTCCTGAAAACCTTACATTACTTATTGATTTCCTTCATTTTCAATCCAAGAGAAACTTTACCGAGCTAGCAATGATTAATAAATTCGGGAAAATCAAGGAATTGAGGCTACCCATTAGTTGTGCAAACTTTTGGGAAGCTTCTTTTTTCATTTCTTTTCTAATGTGGAGATAGACATTCTTGGTGATTTGATCAATTTCAGTGTCAGATTTAGAAAAACCAGTACAAACAGTTGATGAAGAAGTAAGTTTGGCTACTGAAACAGAACAAATAAGTCAAAACGAGGTAGAAAATGAATCCGACCAAATCTCTTTAAAAGATAAAATAGTAGGATACTATCAAGATTTAGTAGCTTCATTCGCTAACTTTATGAACTTCTTAAAATAAGAGGGACTCTCTAGAATAATCGAACGTAGTATAAGAGTTTAATGGCTTTGAATAAAAAGAGGAGGGGGAATGAAAAAGAAGAATATTCATCCCCCCCTTTTTTTGAGTAAAGTGTAAAAAAGACTACCTAAATGGATGCTAATATTTTGCTAACACAATCAAGTGAAAAATAGTAAATTCCAGTTCTTTTCCGTAAGTTTGTTTGCCAACAATGTACTTACATTTTCGATTATATTCGCATCCAACGAAGGGCTAACAGGTACGATATTAATTGAATTTGGTATTAAGTTTGCAATAGAAAAAGCCCACGAATTGTGAGCTTTTTCTATTGCAAAATGATTTTTAATTATGCCTTGTTTTGTTGAGCGGCTACCCAAATATTTGTATCTGCGATTGTTGGGTTAGCAAGGTAATGACCGCGGTTAAGATATAAAACATAAAATTATTCCTCTTTCTAGTTAAAATAAGTAATATGAAATTGACTCAGTTAAATAAAGTATAAGATGGTTTACAAAAAAATTAAAATATTTGAACGAAACAAAGAATCGTCGCGTCTAATGGGGGAAGGAGGCGAAAGGATGGATTTTGAAATCGTGCAGCGTGCTATTCGTGGTGATCAACAAGCGATACTTTTACTAATTGAAAAGGATGAAGAAATTTTATATCGCATTGCTTTTACATATATGAAAAATGAGCAAGATGCTTTAGACGTTATGCAGGAGCTTTTTTACAAGGCGCTTAAAAAAATGCATACCGTCAAGCAGCATGAATACGCCAGAACATGGCTCGTGCGTGTCTTGATCAATTGTTGTAAAGATCATTTACGAAAACGACAACTAACCGTTCCAATTGAGGAAAATCACCTGTTTGAATGGGTCATCTATTCAGATATGGAGAGGTTATTGGAACATTTATCCTTATCTGAGCAGCAACTCGTTTATATGAAATATTTTCAGCAACTAAAAAACAAAGAAATTGCGGAGCTAAATCGAATTCCTGAGGGCACTGTAAAGTCTAAGCTTCATCACATACTAAAGAAGCTTAGAAACTTCGCTGGAGAAAAGGAGGACTGGCTATGAGTAAATTACAGATTGACGTCCCGAAGGAGAAACTACAACATGTTCGAATGGAAACGTTTCGTAAAGTTCAGCAAGAAGAAAGAACAAAGAAGCGCATTGTTTCGGTTGCAATAGTTGCTTTGTTTTGCGTAAGTATTTTATATTCAATTCGCGTTTCTCCTACTATTGCTAGTTATGTTGAAAAAATACCTGGTTTTGAAGCAATTGTTACGGCGGTTAGAATGGATAAAGGGATACAAGATGTTGTAGATAATCATTACTATGAGGAGATCAATGAGATGCGTTCCGAAAGTGGCTTATCACTTACATTGCAAGGCGTGATTGCAGATTATTCGGGATTTGTACTTTTCTATGACGCGGATGCCTCATTTGATATTTCCAAATTAAATTTGGAAGAAGTTCAATTATTCCAAGGAGACGATGAAGTACAAGGTAACAATACATTTATCAAGAATGTAAGTGATCAAACACATATCTCTTCAACAGTAGAATATAACTTTTCAGAGCCCATTTCTTATATATCAAAGGATTTTAAAGCTGTTTTTCATTTTAATGATAAAGTGAAGGGGAAAATTGAAATTACGGTACCGTTTACACTACAAAATGAAATCGCAGAAGAAAAAATAATTGCTGCGAATCGTATTGTAGATGTCGATGGTCAGAATCTTACGATTACACAAATCCGCCGATCTCCATTAAAAGTGGCTCTCGATATTGAAATAGACGAAGCGAATACAATGCAAATATTAGCGCTCGATGATATTGCAGTCGTGACGGAGAGCGGTGAGAGAAGAGATAGCATTAGACAAGGCATTACAACACACGGTAATATTCGTGAAGGTAAATATACGGTCTATTTGCAAAGTAATTATTTCGATGATCCAGAGTCACTCAAGGTTATAATTGGAGCTGTTCATGCCGTTCCAAAGGGAGAGGATTTTATCGAAGTGGATTTTGGCACAAAAGAAGTACTTTCGAAGCCTGATTATTTCCCTTGGGATGTCTCCGTTGCGCAGCAAGATGTATCAGTTGCTATAAATAAAGGGGAACAGGGTAGGTTTTTGATACTAGCTGATGCTGTAAAAGAAGATGGTACGAAGTTAGGAGTTATGGGTGGCAATGTTTCACGAGATGAGCAGTATGTAACTGAGACGACGCAATTTGAAGAGTATGATGGCAAAGCAAAAATATATATCAACTATTATTCCAATCCTATTGGAAAAAATATCGAACTGAATATTCCATTGCAATAAGGTGCAGATGTTCAAAAAGGAGAACCTTTTTGAACATCTTTTTTTATATTGCAGACTACTTGTACCAGCTCCGTATAAAATCTACCAAATAACATGTTTCAGTTCGTAGGAAACTCTGTTATTCTACTGCCACTTAATATAGTATTAAAATAGAAAATATAAAATA carries:
- a CDS encoding LCP family protein, producing MKDKRLIDALKNMSEQDLRFTKEDRGKVFEQIHKMEKEIKPQKKSFAFISKQFSILTASLLVVGLCIFLFIPSILPGNLTNENNGSNTSGVVSQEDEYFTALFMVKDENDRIPINLLFTYSKDKKMMKVVSIPRDAYTPILDDKLTHAYVYGSGGAENVRTAVSKLFDLPIDYYAVMDLETFSTVIDSVNGIEYDLKEDIRVRAISQVAFEFKKGKHRLNGEEVVALMMDATVGESLGEEDQYNLINAVINQTINGLPKTQLKHFTSKIEGNLSIEKLFENEMELNSIQLVSLIDGIISSSKIISATEGIYFIKFEKDFLNSITEKLTK
- a CDS encoding lysozyme inhibitor LprI family protein yields the protein MRNNGDSLKVLLTLVIVILAACGNSSEESSATLDNKSQNNNLTQNTNNDSTENTAKTDNNDTDTINKDNNDSKENVDTSNNVIVKEEKPPTNNTEGSLQEEYLKKINYTKKEAEELVATDSSTYALKKVENDRWDIWDELLNEIYGVLKEQLSDKEMNQLREEQRNWIKYRDDCALEASLKYKGGTQEHLEYVAVLTNLTEERCYELVSNYMK
- a CDS encoding sigma-70 family RNA polymerase sigma factor: MDSEEKDFILEKVMIEYGNELVRLAFSYVKDTEIAKDMVQNTFIKCYKNVDSFRYDAQIKTWLYRITINECKDYLKSWNYKMVQVKSFINETARSILPSVEKTVIDKYNNENMKDTISTLPKEYREVVYLFYYDSLKTEEIAKVLDIPVNTVKTRLRRAKQRLLSMVKEAEFNER
- a CDS encoding sigma-70 family RNA polymerase sigma factor, which gives rise to MDFEIVQRAIRGDQQAILLLIEKDEEILYRIAFTYMKNEQDALDVMQELFYKALKKMHTVKQHEYARTWLVRVLINCCKDHLRKRQLTVPIEENHLFEWVIYSDMERLLEHLSLSEQQLVYMKYFQQLKNKEIAELNRIPEGTVKSKLHHILKKLRNFAGEKEDWL
- a CDS encoding DUF4179 domain-containing protein; amino-acid sequence: MSKLQIDVPKEKLQHVRMETFRKVQQEERTKKRIVSVAIVALFCVSILYSIRVSPTIASYVEKIPGFEAIVTAVRMDKGIQDVVDNHYYEEINEMRSESGLSLTLQGVIADYSGFVLFYDADASFDISKLNLEEVQLFQGDDEVQGNNTFIKNVSDQTHISSTVEYNFSEPISYISKDFKAVFHFNDKVKGKIEITVPFTLQNEIAEEKIIAANRIVDVDGQNLTITQIRRSPLKVALDIEIDEANTMQILALDDIAVVTESGERRDSIRQGITTHGNIREGKYTVYLQSNYFDDPESLKVIIGAVHAVPKGEDFIEVDFGTKEVLSKPDYFPWDVSVAQQDVSVAINKGEQGRFLILADAVKEDGTKLGVMGGNVSRDEQYVTETTQFEEYDGKAKIYINYYSNPIGKNIELNIPLQ
- a CDS encoding LCP family protein, with amino-acid sequence MNELRMERRETNKKKWTKRIIFFILFLLFITSVYGVFVFYKTKSALDNAQVDLNREGDKSELREEAVNIGSNPISILLMGVERYSTGDKDGRADTQIVMTLNPNTNEMAMVTIPRDTRVNIENAGEYSGIHKINSAYTYGSITGYGAEKLQVETIEKLLNIPIDKFVAIDFDGFRDIIDAIGGVNIDIKEGFWEKNIYNNDEKIYFTPGQDKLNGEEALAFVRMRLRDVNLTYSRDERQRQLIEALIKQFISAGTIFKVDKITSILGENIDTDLSAEEIYILQQQYSKINKSTIKTILIGGQDQYVNGSSYFIPEESGIEEVSQQLRESLELK
- a CDS encoding SF0329 family protein, translating into MAWSKLKQNLESFLCPALYGRVEYRSTSYRYLPDKAGTCYIAVDKKNVFNMSDKTTLIRWYQTELEIKNDSGIQIPINDEEIEVVRKETKGKVPEDRLLVIARGKKISEYAKELFSAQSSLTKSNFTVVANKFLSSSVEESLKSNDILLNILALVDRRVGKKRILKMAEEMKLKHPIVQYFYELRLRTF